The Rosa chinensis cultivar Old Blush chromosome 7, RchiOBHm-V2, whole genome shotgun sequence DNA segment AATTACCTACGCTcatatgaatcctacaaaaaattagccGAATCGAAAaacgtttaaccatttgattggcacaatgttcgttttaattttatttaacggATTATATTTGTTTACAAACTTTTGAGTGACCAAAATACCAAATGATCatagatttggttgattttttagACACAATTTTTGCATATGAATCTAAATTAGGATCAAAGGTTGAGATCATTAAATTAGGTCACATATTAgtgtaaaataataataaaaatcctCAAATACTTAAAGTAATGAtgttttctcttgatcctccctcataatatatatatatatataggatttttctcaggtgcggatgtccgtaccgaaatttcggtacAGATTTCTTGTTTtcacccacttttcgatcacatattttgattttaaccgttcagtttttaggtcctaatgtatagatcatctctacaaaatttcagctaatttagtgattgttaaggcatccaaaactgcaatttacactaacgaaccgaatctgtcgaaccggaaccgttcgtgtacattgttgtaatttgcagtttggatgccttaatgatcaccaaattagctgaaattttgcagaggtgatctatacattagaacctaaaaactgaacgattaagatgtaaaaatgtgatcggaaagtagGGGAAAACCGAAAATCCGTACCGTCCGCACCGTAGccggactgtatatatatataatggtaATTCCGCATCTGATTCATACACACACAATATGTATCCCAACCAATGTAACAACTAACAAGTAATCGACTTCGATTGGAGCTAGCACTATGGGTCGAAggataaaacaaaaattacgACGATATTATTTATTAAATACGTACCAGTCTAATCCCGCATCtgattcacacacacacacaatatatatccTACCTAATGTAACAAGTAATCAACTTCGATTGGAGCTAGCACTATGAGTCATAGGATAAAACAAGAATTACGACGATATTATTTATTAAATACGTACCAGTCTAATCCCTGCTGCATGTGAATGTAACATCTAATTACTTGCTGATCTTGATAAGATTGATCATTAAATATTTTAAGTTGTAAAATTATAGGGAGCTTTCAGATGTTCAACTAATCGTGAAAATGCAAATACACCAATTTCACGTTTTACTTCTCATCACATTATTTAACCAAGAAGGATAAaaactgatatatatatatcaatcattcatatatatacatatataataccaaactAAATAAATTAATGTCCAACGTTTTATGCATGTGCAATATATCATCACCTATAAATACAAAAGCTTGGATGGGGGCAGAAGCGCACACATCAAAATTCAAGATTTAGATCATCAATCCTCCTTTCAGATATACAATTAGCCCAAATACTTGAGCTAGCAAGCAAGAAAAATGGCCGGAGGTATAGCAACAAAGTGGAAGGTTCTAAGCGGCGAAGACGATTGGAAGGATCTACTAGACCCTCCCCACATTGATCTCCGCCACTATATCATTCACTGCGGTGAAAGGGCGGGAGCCGTAGCCGTGGTGCACGAACCAAAGTCGAAGAACTACCGACTTCCTCGATACTTAAAGGAACATTTGTTCTCAAAGATGGGTTTGCAGAGTGGTAACCCATACAAGTACGTGGTGAAAGAATACTTGTATGCAACAATCCCTCTGCTATCCATCGGGAAATCAAATTTTCTCGGTTTTGTTGCGGTTACAACAGATGAAGGAGCCAAAGTGTTGGGGAGGAGGGACGTTTTGATTTCTTGGAGAGGAACCCAGTTGGAACATGAGTATCTTGTGGACGCCGACACCGCTTTAGTTTCAGCTTCTGACATTCTGGGATCGAACAACGGACTCGATCCTTTGGTGCACCAAGGTTGGCTGTCCTACTACACTCATAAGGACATTCTGTCCCCACACAATAAACTACATAGTTGCAGAGATCAGGTATTTCatgattatattttttattctccgtctttaaattttgaaaattaaattaactaTAAAAACACACTAATTAAGTTAATGTATCAATACATTATCCGAAGTGTTATATCAACTCCATGATCCAAGGCTCATGCAAGAATTGATCGCAATATGATGAACTACGCTAGTTGATgaccaaattcaaattcaattgCTTTCTTGTTCTCAGGTTCTAGCTGCACTTAAATCAGTAATAGAAGAATACAAGGATGAAAAAATCAGCATTACTGTCACTGGTCACAGCATGGGTGCTGCAATAGCAACTTTAAACGCAACTGATATTGTCTGTAATGGACACAACAAACCCACAGATCAATCGGACAAGCTGATTCCTGTGACAGCAATTGTGTTTGCCAGCCCCCGACTAGGCGATGAGGGATTCGAGAAGGTGTTTTCTGGTCTCGAAAACCTTCACGTCTTGCGTGTCACTAATGACCAAGATATTGTCCCTAAATTACCATTGGACAGTAAATATGTTCATGTTGGAAAAGCATTGATAATAGACAGTCTCAAGTCGACCTACTTGAAGGTTATCCCTGAATCAGATAAAGTACGAAGGCTTAGCAGTTTGCACGATCTGGAGGTCTACTTGCATGGTGTTGCAGGGACACAGGGAACAGAAAGTAATGATTTTAAATTGGAAGTGAATCGTGATCTCGCACTGGTAAACAAATATATTGATCTTCTGAAGGACGAACATAAGGTAGTAGGTAGCTGGTGGACTGAGAAGAACAAGTCTATGAGTCAAATGGATGATGGCTCTTGGGTCTTGGATGATGGTGAGTCTTGAATGaagcctagctagctagctactaaTCGGCTTTGAAGGAACGAGTAACATACAATAGCCTCTGGGTTGAATATGTGTAGTACTAGTGTGGCAATATATATAAGGCCGCATTTAAATAAGAGCTAGCTCAGAAAGCTCCATGTTTAGAATAAGggtttttcttcctttgtttTGGTGTTGGACTGTTGGGGTTCCCAAATCCCAACTGTTGTTTATCAGCTTTGTGTGACTGGGCTACATTATCATGTTGTTTCCATGGCTCCCGCCTCCGGCATAGCTTGTAGTcaagtctttcatttcaaattttctATAAACTTCTCTTGCTGTATGATTTTTTAATAAGATTTTATTATATTGGTCAAAACGGTTTGTCTTGACTCTTGATGAAACAAAAAGatgaaatttaaataaaaatgtgtaATTCAAAATTTCTAAGCATGAATTACCTCATTAAAAATTCTAAACTTGGAACTTATATATagaaataaaggaaattgacCACATACGAAGTTGGTTGTCAAAAGATTACAATACAGTAGTATATTATATTGTTAAAAATTTTGCAACAATGGGTTGTCTAAAAATGTACTACCCATGAGAGGGAGGGAGCTAAACGAGAAAGAAGCTAGCGTGCGGCATGGCAAAGCTCACGCAGAAAATTTGAATAACATGCCAACTTAATACAAAGATTATTATAACTCAAGTccaattaaaaataaacaaattgtCCAACTTTGAATGTTATTAAACTAAAGAAAGAAACCCAAAAGGTTCCATAATAGCAAAGATCGACTAACCCACGCTTCATTAATTTTGAGAGTATGAACCACTATCTACCTGTTTTTGGCGATACTAAAGTCTCCACGTATAATTTGGGCATTATGTAATAATCATGAATAAGACGTCTATATTTTTTTTGACGGTTTTCCTTGGGATTATACAATACCAATTGGTTCCACTCGCTTCTATTGCTGATCCGATTTATCAAAACTTTATCATCCTCTAAAACCAAAATCGGTTCATAATCAAAAATATGACATGGAGATAAACTAGAAGAAGGAATTTGAACAACTCTAGTCCAAGATTCATTCACCTCATATTCGTTCAGCACCCATATTATAAATGCAATACCTGTTTGGCACGTATGACGCTTGGAACCATAAAGATATAGGAAGAGACAGTTGCCAATAGTTTTCCCAATACCAAGGCGGCCAGAAACTTCTTTCCTGCAAATATTGGGTGGTGGCAACTCCTGAAATTTCTCCTCCGCCAGATCAAAAGAGATTATTGGGAATTTTGACCGACAGTCCTCTAGCCAATGTAGAGCTTCGTTCAATAAGCACCCCTCCCCAAAAAACCTTCCAACGTACTCGGACTGTTCAACAATCTTCCATGAGCCGGTTTTTAATGTAAAGATTGTAATTTCGGTTTCAAGGCCTACTATGACCTTGTAATCTTCATTGGTGGAATCATAACCAAATCCAAAAAACTGACGATATCTAGTTTTAATTTGTTCCGGTAACTTGTATGTATCTCGAGTAGAAGGGTTCCATAAGATAAGATCACCTCCCTCGTCTTCTTCCCGACATATCAAGCCATTGTAGGAACCCAAAACCCATAATCTTGGTGCTTCTGGTAGGACGGTATATCCCACTCGATCGTCATCCTTTAATATTGCTTCGAAGTCTATGGATCTGGTGGGATTGACTGTCTCAAGAAGATTCAACCTGCTGGTGTATGTGCTGATGTGCTTCCTAGCAAAATTGGGATCAGAGATCAAAGCAAGCCACGACTTGCATACACAACGAAACCGTACTAAAGATTTGACTGGAAGCCGCGACAGTATCTCAGCAATTAGGTCATCGTCAAAACGACCATCCCATGAGGGAGAGGGGTTACTCAAAGCTCCTTCAAGCCCCACATATGTCGCTCGTCTAGTGATGGAATCCCAGCAACGGGAAAGAACGCCATAGCATGATAAAGAGATGAAGATGATGTTCCCCATTGTGCTTGTGGAAGATGTTTAGAAAAACAAAGAGATCTAGTTCTGGTAAAAAGCACGCAATGGGAGATTAATTATAGTTGATATTTATGAAGTTTTGCCGACCTCGATCCTTTTCCTAGTccattttaggttttggtttagCTCCACAAAACTCAGAGTAAAACTTTGATTCTCTTTCTTGCGTTGGTTTCTCTCGTCCGGCGGCGTCCCAAAGTCGACGACGGCTCTCTGTCTAGTCAGAGTATGGTGGCTGCAACTGGACAGGGATGTAGGTGCCTTGGGCGTGGAGTTGTACGTGATCTCCTTTGCTTCTAATTGGTGACGGCAGGGGTTCACGGAGCACGATCCTTCTGCGATCAATCTTTTCTGGTGGCGGTATTGAGTTGTCTTACATAAACAATATTAATGTTTGTATGGGTCATCTATGACTTTTATATATATGCTTATTCCTATGGGAAACCCAAGAGGAAAAGCCCACCAAAGCCACCAATGCCCATATCAAGACTTGTCATCCATTTAATTGATTGCAAGGACATGGCCTTATTAAGGCTATCACCCTTAAACCTTTCTTCTATATGGGACTAAAGTCCCACAAGTTCCAACAATTTCTTGAATCTATTGTTTAACTACATGGTGCTAGATTTACCAGTTGCACTTTATTGTGCTTCATCACCATAATTTGAGAATTTTATCTTTACAGTGGATTTATTTTTAAGCCAAATTAGCACAGATAAAAGGTCACAATCTGAAGGTCAAATACCCCTGACAGATTTGTAAAACAATGTAAAAAAGGATTCTTTTGGTGATGCTAGTCACCAAAACAAAGGTTCCAACCTGAATTTAGACCAGTTGCCAAACACAAGGTCCAAATTACTGAAGTCATACTTACTCCAGTCAAAGCCCCAGTAAATCGAGGGAAAAGGACAAAACACGTCCTCCTTTCACTTGTGCTATAACAGTTGTATGATTTGGCTAATGATGGATGAATTGTACAGAACTAACCTATAGTTATTAACTAGCAAGATTAcccgcgcgttgctgcgggGTTCACTATTCCcaatgaaatgaaaagaaaaaaaaaagtgttgattGAGGTGAAGAAGATGTTTGTATATTGTTAATATGATTTAGGTCAGAAATATTgcatttacaaatacaaaagcAAGGTCCAAAAGCAAAGTAAGAGAAAGATGCTTCAAAAAGGGAATCCTTCTAGCTGGAATGATCAACACAGTTCCGGCCGGGGTAGTGGTTGCCCTGCATAATATGAAATGTTAGTAATCCCTTCAATTGCAAAGTAAACACTTTGGAAGACTACATAAATCGAGCAACATGACAAAAAGTTGGTGGCACTCGAAGTCTTTCACAGACTCGAATGGCCCTTCAATATTCAACTAATATAATAATTAACTATAATAAAGATGATTCTGAAGCTTACCATATCAACAACATAGATGACTGGTATACTAATTATTAAGAGCATGCTCCTTAACAAAACCTAAAAGTTATGAACTCTAATTACATCATTATAGAAACATCAATGTGACCAGTACATAGTAAGTTGAGAAAGGTTACTGGTTTAGACATGCAAATTACATATAACATTCAACTCAGATTTATCTATTAAAATTAAATCCCAAGATTGATAACTTTCCTGTCAATTAGTTACATAGTATGATAGAATTCACCTTGCAAGCAGTTCAATAAACAAATTCAGGGTAACAGTTCATATTACATAATGCCATTTAAGAGAGGATATAAGATGAGAGATAGGAGGTAGGAGGTAGGTAAGGGACAGAGATCGAGGGAGAGAGAGTATCTACCTTTGTTCATTTGGAACAAAGATGACAGAGGGgaaattgtgaaaaaaaaaaagttataaaaaaaagaagagagagagcagtaGTTAATTGTGAAAAATGTGGAAATTGTGTACAGTCTTGTTTGTAGTAACTTCAAAAACTCAAGATATATTCTAAACCCCATATAATTTTACTCTATATTTATGGCTGATGTAGTAAAGCATAACGCCAAAACCCCAATTAAAAGCAGAATAGTGAAAGACTGAAAGCCAAGTAGGAGACAAAGCATTTCCATGATGCTACAAAGATGGCCATAAGCTGTGCACGTCTGATTTTGAATAGGGTAACAATTAAGTCGACAAACTAACTGAGAaagttattaatttcttttatcatttagtttttcctttaacagtcTGCTAGTACAATTATTATTATCCAAACGAATAAACTCTTTAGTTTCTATTCTATAGGAAAAACATAAGGAAAAACAGCTGCTTATCCATGAAGAGTAGAACTGATTAATGAAATGTCAAAAATGTAATTCCAAAAGCAGAAAgcaggaaaaagaagaagaagagaggaatgACTGTTCTGATAGATTTTCAATTAAATAACATACAAAGACAGAATAGCTTATTCACCTGATTTAATCTGAACAGaaccaacataaaaaaaaagcaCCTGACTGCTACTCTGCCTTAAACCAAAGATGGTGCAACTGGAGAGAAAACAGTTACACAgtaaacaaaaatagaaagcTGAACTTTCAGTTTCAAAACCTAATGTCTATACATCATGAAACAGCTGCACTGAAATTTCCACAATAGACAAAAAAGGTGCAACAAAGACAGAACTAACAAAAGACAAATGCTAACAAATGAGAATATCAGATCTCTATAGAATACAAATAAGGAACTGCCCTTAAACTTAGAAGAAATTAATACGCAAGGCATTAGTACTTTTTAGTTGCAGCAATTTGGCAGTAAATGGTAGATGTAGATCAATGTTCATATCCAACATCAAGATTCATAACTAAAAACATCTATGTGAAATCATTTAACTAAAAAGCATCATATCTGAAGACCATGTATATGGCCTCTTAAGTTGGTTTGTTGACTGAATAATCAATAAGATGAGTACAAAATAAAATCATACTGGTTATTACCAAAATAAAATCACATCCGAACACCATGTATTCGGCCTCCCAGGTAAATTGTTTATGTAGACATTCATACACGAATAGCATACACAAAAATAAGGAAGGAAGTACCCCATTCTGTGTGAGTAGAGTCATTATTTGACGTTAGAGAGTTTGAGGCTTGGATGCTGAGTTTAAGGGTATAACACATTCTAATTGTGTGGCCTGTAAACTAACATGCTGTTTGGAGGGCAATGACCAACTATCACGTTTGAAAATGACCAAGGCACAAACAATGGACCAAAACTTTGACTTCAATCAAAGTAGTCTACAACTATAGAAAAAGACTAAACCTTTAACAAAAAGCTTGTATCACAAAAAGTAGCAGagcatataaaaataatttagttCTTATTTGTGATTGCCACACCAAATTGGAATGCTATAACATATACATGTTATAGGTGGCTAGGCCTGTGTTTCATTTGCATCAGAACAAATACATAGTGGAGATAGCTATACAAATGCCGACTAATTATTCCAAAAGTAGATGACTCACTAATCATACAATAACATCAATTAAGGACTGAATTAAAGAGCAAGATTATATGCTATACATAAAATAACACGAAGCTAACAACAGAACGGTTCGACACCACACGTCCTACAGCAACGCCCTTCAGAATCTAATCCTCATTAATCTTCAATTTAATAACATGCATCAAAGCCGCTTTttatgttcatttttttttttggggggcgTCAGATCTTCAAAGCCACTTTCTAACTATTTTGATCATGGAGATGGGAGAGTTGTGAGTGGCACGTTGTGATTCCTTATTTCGAATATACCCCTCCAGATTTTCTAGTTGTTTATTTCTaaataacattataacaaacccagaaaaaatttcaaatccaaTCCTTCACCAATCAAATATACAACCCAgaagaaatttcaaatcaaattctcAAAAAGCCACAAATACCTTCCACTTGTGTTGTTTTAATCAAGAGCTTCCAGTCtgtctcttctctttctcttccttcttcccTGTTCTGTTCTCCCTTTCTTTCGTCTCTCCTCTTTCTCTGTATTGGTCGAACACAAAAATCCGGACGGGGAAAAAAAATACAGTTTTTATCGAGTGCTAAAACCGATCATCTCGAAGAGTCAATACCCTGAAAATTCAATTGCTAACCTTGGTTCTGCAGCAAAGATGGTCGCTTTGTGCTAGTCTGAGAAGTGATTTTCTGGGTCGGCTCTGTTTTAGAAGCGAGAAGAAGATCAGATAGATACacagtagaaaaaaaaaaaaatcttgaagAAGGGCAGAACGGTCTTTTCCAGCCCCACAACTGTTCCTGACTGTTCCTAAGCCCGTGAACTGTTCCTTACTGTTGCCTTAGGAACAGTAGAACAGTGAAACTCAACTTTCTTATATAGTAAATGGCAAAAGAAGCATGAGAAGACTTTCTCTTATCAGTTGATATCCAAGATATTTCGACCATTGATTTGCCAGATCAATCTTGGATATCTTCAGTACCATGTGGAGGCTGTAAAAACATTAGTGGATGACCTCGACAGCAAAGGCGATTGGTTTTTCTCAATCTTCTTAGAGGCTGCACTGCAAAGCCAACAATAAACTAGAGACATACACCTGACCATTTCCTCAGCTAACTTGCTAGGGCACTGGTGGAGATGATCTTTCAGAGTTCGCATCATGGAAGTTTTCTCCAGGACTGGAACCCTTTCACGAACCTGAATAAGAAAATGATTAAATGGCATTAACAAACATATAGCAGATATGGCCAAACAGTTATATGAAGCACATGCTAACTTCCTGTCATATAGGAGCATGATCCTTCTGCGATCAATCTTTTCTGGTGGCGGTATCAAGTTGTCTTGCTAGATGGTTGAGGAGGAGACAAGGATGCAATGACTGGGCTTCTCTGATCTTGATGCATGGTGGCTATGGTTAGTGGGTTGGTGATGAATATCAAGGTCGATGGTTGAATCATCGTGGAGGGAAACAGTGGCTTGTTGGTGATGGTCAGGCCCTATGGCAAAGCTTTGATAGTTTGGTGAGTGGACGGGGGTGGTAGCCACTATTTTTTGTATTTGGAGACGAGGAAGTTAGCTGGGTAGTTCTTGGTTCTCCGGTGAATACTTAATTAGGTCGGCATCGAAGCTTTGGGGAAAGGAAGGGGAGGGTGGCGACGGCCGCTAGTTCTTATTTTTTGTGAAGGTCTTAATTTTTGTTGGAAGTTTTTTAGTGTTAGGGTTAATGAGTCCTCACTCTTTTGAGCTGGGGTTGGGTCATGCTGTGGAGCCATGGTTATGGCGTCATCCGAAGGATAATTAGATTTATGTTTAGTTTACTCTTGTTGTCAACATGTATGAAAGTGGTCTTGGTATTTTTGAGACCCGGTGTAGAAGAGGACATTGTCTCTTATGCCGTTGATTATAGGATTTTACCGAGAGTCTCATGTATATTTGGTCCAAATAGGAAAATGGCGTATTGCTGTTATAGTTGATCCCATATCGGCTCATcgtcaaggttctaaaaaacgctaggcgctagtcgggcggagacccggggactagcgcctaggggattaggcgggagcctaggcggggactaggcggttttttattttttaaatttttaattatttttatgacatatagttatatataattaaaaatatttaatgtccaaaaattatttaaaattaatcaaaataattaaaataaagaaaagggtATTTAGGAATTTAACAATCAGATAAGTACCAATCATCCCACATTCAGAACCTCCCATCTCCAGTTAGACTTGAGCCAAAAACACAAAGATCATCGTCTCAACTAGCTTAACTATTTCACTATCTCTGTGGAAAGCTCAGTTCTTTATAGTGcactctttcaatttcaatctcaACACCTTCGCtctaaacccaaaaccccataTCACAATTAATGAAAAACCCAATCCATATTCTGTTTCTCTCATcataaagtttcaatctttgcaGTGCTCTTTGAAATTTCAAACACCCAGAAACAAACTCAAAACACAATTCGTTATTTCTCTGTTTCTGTGTTACCCAATTCACCAGATTTCAATTGTTCTATGTGGGTGTTTCTGGAAATCAAGCTTGAAATCCAAATATGGCTGACGTAGAGCAAATCATTCAGATTCATGACACATCATCGCTGACCTCAATCACTCAATGTTCTTGTTCTCCTCCTTCGAAGACATCCCAAACTCTGCGCCGACAAGCCGCCGCATCCCGTCGCAGCCACCAAGAAAGCCTCCATAATCTTTAACCGCATCTGAGTTGGTAACTCACTCCTCCGTGCCTGGACCCTCCTTTACGATGCAACTCGAGCCGTCGTATATCAAGAAAAGCCTAGCGCCCAGCGCCCAGATCTAAACGCCCAGCCGCCTAGACTCCGCCCAGACCGCCTAGGCGGCCACCGAGGAGCCAAACGCCTACCACTCTCGCCTAGCCTATAATCGGAACGGTGACCCGACGCCCAGCGCCTAGTCGGCCGCCTAGGCCcttttttagaacattgctcATCGTACATATTTCTACTTCTGGTTTATGTCCCCTCCCAATGTATGTTTTTCGTGATTGAATTAAATTTCTttgctaaaaaaaataataataataatttgaatTCCTCACTTTAAATTCCATCAAAACATGTGTCTTTTCAAATTTCATTGGAgatgtttctttttatttcttaattaatttccaaaaacaagaatttttttccttcatatttaatattttaattttatttaaactttcttaattattATACATTCCAAATTCTAAATAAATGCAATCAAATAATGAAAATCACAATTAATGAATTTTGAATTGTTGGAGTTGCATGTAGGTTCTATcgatcatttcaaaatttctcagaAATTTATATTTATCTCATCCAAATGCAGAATAAGTGTTATATATGGAAATTAGAAACGGTCGTGAATAGCAAACCTACATGATCTTGGGATGGTTTAAGCTTTTGAATTTGATGAAATCAGTAATTTAAATTTATGAAAATTTAGACAAAAATCTCGATATATTATTGACAC contains these protein-coding regions:
- the LOC112177582 gene encoding F-box/kelch-repeat protein At3g06240, which translates into the protein MGNIIFISLSCYGVLSRCWDSITRRATYVGLEGALSNPSPSWDGRFDDDLIAEILSRLPVKSLVRFRCVCKSWLALISDPNFARKHISTYTSRLNLLETVNPTRSIDFEAILKDDDRVGYTVLPEAPRLWVLGSYNGLICREEDEGGDLILWNPSTRDTYKLPEQIKTRYRQFFGFGYDSTNEDYKVIVGLETEITIFTLKTGSWKIVEQSEYVGRFFGEGCLLNEALHWLEDCRSKFPIISFDLAEEKFQELPPPNICRKEVSGRLGIGKTIGNCLFLYLYGSKRHTCQTGIAFIIWVLNEYERMIKF
- the LOC112175612 gene encoding phospholipase A1-IIgamma → MAGGIATKWKVLSGEDDWKDLLDPPHIDLRHYIIHCGERAGAVAVVHEPKSKNYRLPRYLKEHLFSKMGLQSGNPYKYVVKEYLYATIPLLSIGKSNFLGFVAVTTDEGAKVLGRRDVLISWRGTQLEHEYLVDADTALVSASDILGSNNGLDPLVHQGWLSYYTHKDILSPHNKLHSCRDQVLAALKSVIEEYKDEKISITVTGHSMGAAIATLNATDIVCNGHNKPTDQSDKLIPVTAIVFASPRLGDEGFEKVFSGLENLHVLRVTNDQDIVPKLPLDSKYVHVGKALIIDSLKSTYLKVIPESDKVRRLSSLHDLEVYLHGVAGTQGTESNDFKLEVNRDLALVNKYIDLLKDEHKVVGSWWTEKNKSMSQMDDGSWVLDDGES